In the Coturnix japonica isolate 7356 chromosome 6, Coturnix japonica 2.1, whole genome shotgun sequence genome, one interval contains:
- the LBX1 gene encoding transcription factor LBX1: MTSKEEAKPSSGEERRRSPLDHLPPPANSNKPLTPFSIEDILNKPSVRRSYALCGTAHLLSAAEKHPAAGLPLSGRALLSQTSPLCALEELASKTFKGLEVSVLQAAEGRDGMTIFGQRQTPKKRRKSRTAFTNHQIYELEKRFLYQKYLSPADRDQIAQQLGLTNAQVITWFQNRRAKLKRDLEEMKADVESAKKLGPNPAVDIVALAELEPSAEGRGKARPGSPPPPPATREPGAPPPPRPASPPTERPRSRRDSEEEEDEEEEDVEIDVDD; the protein is encoded by the exons ATGACTTCCAAAGAAGAAGCCAAGCCTTCCTCGGGGGAAGAACGACGGAGGAGCCCTTTGGATCACCTCCCGCCTCCGGCTAACTCCAACAAACCCCTCACCCCTTTCAGCATAGAGGACATCCTCAACAAGCCGTCGGTGCGGAGGAGTTACGCGCTGTGCGGGACGGCCCACCTGCTGTCCGCAGCCGAGAAGCACCCCGCGGCCGGGCTGCCGCTGTCGGGCCGGGCGCTGCTCTCGCAGACGTCGCCGCTGTGCGCCCTGGAGGAGCTGGCCAGCAAAACCTTCAAGGGGCTGGAAGTCAGCGTGCTGCAGGCGGCCGAAG GAAGGGACGGGATGACGATCTTCGGGCAGCGGCAGACGCCGAAGAAGCGTCGGAAGTCTCGGACGGCCTTCACCAACCATCAGATCTACGAGCTGGAGAAGCGTTTCCTCTACCAAAAATACCTGTCGCCGGCGGACCGGGACCAGATCGCCCAGCAGCTGGGGCTCACCAACGCCCAGGTCATCACCTGGTTCCAGAACCGCCGCGCCAAGCTCAAACGCGACCTGGAGGAGATGAAGGCCGACGTGGAGTCGGCCAAGAAGCTGGGCCCCAACCCCGCCGTGGACATCGTGGCCTTGGCCGAGCTGGAGCCCAGCGCCGAGGGCCGGGGCAAAGCGCGGCCCGGttccccgccgcccccccccgccACCCGGGAGCCCggcgccccgccgccgccccgccccgcctcGCCCCCCACGGAGCGGCCCCGCAGCCGCCGGGAcagcgaggaggaggaggacgaggaggaggaggacgtGGAGATCGACGTGGATGACTGA